In Capricornis sumatraensis isolate serow.1 chromosome 2, serow.2, whole genome shotgun sequence, the DNA window AAGATTAAGTCCCAAAATTGATCTCTCACGtctaagagagagaagaaatgcaACAGAACAGCTGTTCCTGGAAGGTGGGAGACAGAGCTGCAGTCAGCTTTCCTCCCTTCTACGCTATGGGCCCTGATTACTACTTCCCCTTTCTCTGACCAAACTCAAGCAAGGAGTAAGGCTGGTCCTCTCACTTCAAGGAGACCTCAggtttaaaactagaaaaaaaaaaatctgttaaatgGAAACACTTGGCTgcaattttgtccttttttttaagCCTAGCAAGGAAATGAGAAGTCAGGGGTCATTTTCTTACTTTGCCTGGGTGCAGTTTCTACCATGGACTCTTATACTGAAAAATGAAAGATCCTAAAGAGTCCTCAGAATAACTCCATGCCTGGCCTGCTGCCCTATATCCTCCAGCTCCTGCCCTTAGAATGTCCCTGCTTTCTGAAGCTTGGAAAGTTCACTGGTTGAAaagcatcatcatcatcatcatctcacCTTCGTGACCCTTGACTCTCGTCACCATCTCACCAGGTTCCCTCCCCCAGTAGTCAAGGATCATAGCCATGTCCAAGGCTTTTGCCACATATCCATCCAGTTGGCTCTGTTGCTGACCCAGAAAACATTAAGCAAAAGCCTTGTGCAGGGACCCCAGCCCCAGCTAGCCAGGAAAAGGTGATCCCACAAGGAGTTCCTTGCAGTTATAACTGGCCCTCAGCCCCATCACCCTCCAAGTGTCCACCAGCCCATCATGACTCCAGTCGTGGTGAGGGAGCGGGACGGAGGTAGCTGTCCGACATGATGATATCGCTGGTAAGTTGTTGCTCCAAGAACTCAGAGGTCTCCTCAGCTATCTGGCCAGGGATTCGAAAGTCAACTGCAGGTGGCTCCTGCTTGGGGCTGGGTACAGGTCGGGAAGCCCAGGACTCTGTGGGACAGCCAGTGCTCTGAAGAAACTGCAGGAAGTTCTCCTCAATGGAGCCCTCCCGGCTTGGCAGCCTCAGCTCCTCCTCTGGAGCCTGTTTGAAGAAGCAGACAAACTGCTTGCTGAGCTCCCCCCGGATCTGCCGATTAAGACATCCATAGAAGAAAGGGTTGgaagtgaagcagaagtagccaATCCAGGTCACCACATTCTCCACCTGCCCCGTTGAAACAGGCTGAGCACTCAGGGCGACGTAGAGGTGAAAAGAAAAGTAGGGCAACCAACAGAGCAGGAACTGTCCCCCCACAGCCAGGAGGACCACTGCTGCCTTCCCTCCCCCAAACGTCCGGTGTGGCGTGGTCTGGGGGGCCCCCGAGCTGGTGACCATTGTGGAGCGGCTGCTGAGAGACTCAGAGCGTTGCCGGGGGGTCTCCATCCACGTGGGCAGCGGTCCGTGCTGCATGGCAGCCACACGGGCTACTCGGAACATGCTGCAGTAGACCACTAGGATGAGGAGCAAGGGCAACAGGAAGTAAAGGACAGCAAAGACCACCACAAAAAGCTGGCAGTAGGCACTGTGGCTCCATTGGAGTGAGCAGCCTAAGGGGACGCTGGGAGCTCCCTCCTCCCTCGAGACCCTTCCCAACACTGGCACAGAAGCCATGGCCAAGGCCTTCACCCACACACCCACCAGAACAGAGGCCACCAGCCCCAGCGTCATGCGCACCTCGTAACGCATGGGGTGGACCACATAATAGTAGCGCTCCACGTTGATGGCCGACACTGAGAGAATGGCCAGGCTAACAAAGCATATGCTCAGGAACAAGTAGAGGCGGCAGGCGACCTCCCCGAAGAGGTCATGGTCAAAGAGGGCGGAGCTGGAGAGCATGGCAAGGGGCATGAGGGTCAAGGCAGCCAGCAGGTCCACCAGGCAGAGGTGGAAGACAAAGACAAATTTTCGAAGGGCAGGTGTCTTGGCAATAACAGCCATCACAGCCGCATTGCCAGCCACAGCAGTCAAGTCCAGCAGGAGCATGAAGAAGAGGGCCACGGATTCTGAAGCCACGTCCCGCAGCCCTGCCTCTGGGACCCCACTGGCAGTAGAGGGACCTGGGGTTTGAGGGGCCCTCCCCAGAGTGGAAGAGTTCCCTGATGACTGGGGGATGGGTGAGGACTCCATGGGGCCGAAAGAGGACACCCAGGGCACCTCCTGTCACAGGCCCATCCCCCATCCTAGTCCAGTGCCCCTGGGATGGCAAGCCCAGGCCCAGGCTTCCCAATTTTGTGTGTGCAGATCTTGGGGAGAGAGCGCCCCCTGCTGGAGCCTCTCAGCAGGCTCCTGTTGGCAGCCTTCAAGGCCAGTGACTGAGGGCTCAGGAGGCAGCTCTGGTCCACCTTGGTGACTGCAAAGAAGCAAGGGAGGGAGCGATGAAGGAGCCTCACCCACTCAACACTCCATCTTCTGAGTGGTCTCCAGCTCCTTTtccacttccttttcctctcttttccacACCCTTCTCCCCTTTCAAGGACTGTTGTCCAGAGTCTAaatcctctgtctccctttctcaGGGTCCCGCTGAGCTCTGGGATCGTGCCCCAGTTTTAAGGTTGCTTATGTAAATTTCCTGATTTCTTATCTCCTCAGAATGGCAGGAGTCGTTGCAGAGAATAAGCACGAGATCCGGTTTCCAGTCCCAGGTCTGGGAATTACTAACTCTGTGGCTCttctcagcttcagtttcctcataaaGCCACCTGTAAAATGAAAGGAATAATACCTCCTTCACAACTGTGTTTGGAAGATGCTGCAGGATTTATTAATAAGATCCTAATGAGTGGTAATGTATATATGGTGCTTTCCAcatgccaggccctgttctagCACTCCACATAATTAACTCATTTTAATCCTTATGCAACCCTATGAGGTATTTTGCAATTGATAAAACTGGGGCCTACCAGAGATAAAGGAACTTACCGAAGGTCGCATAGCTAGTAAGTGGCCAGGTCCAGTCACACACCCAGGAGGCCTGGCTCCAGGGCTAGCACTCCAGCCCACCGTGCCATGCTTCACCTGAAGGTgccctccacagtggctgcaacaCAACAGACATTCAGTGAATAATTGATGAATTTGAAACATCTCTAAAAATGTCTCtcggacttctctggtggctaagtggtaaagagttccacctgccaatgcaggagacacgggttccatgcctggaccaggaagatcctgtgtgccacagagCAACAACTGCAAGCCTGCACGCCttacagcccatgctccacaacacgAGAAACTGCCCAcgatgagaagccagtgcaccacaatgatgagtagcccctgctcgctgcaactagagaaaaacccacacagcaacgaagacccaatacagccaaaaataaaaagtagttacttaattaaaaatttaaaaatgtctccCACTGAACTGAGGCTACCACTGGGAAGAGATCACCTGAAAAGAGGAAAGACTGCGCTTGAGTTTGCTCTAACATCACCACGCCCAAGCCAAAGAGCTGCTCCTTTGGGAGTGTTTAGAAGGACCAGTGAAAACAACACGTCCGACTGGCAAGAACCTGGGAAGTCAATTCATCCAGCCTCCATTGCTCCCAAAGCCAGAAGGGCATAAAGCATATGATAGCTGCCCATCTCTACCCACTCATTAACTTCCCAAGGTCACTGTGCCCCCGGAGGTGGGAGAGGAGCTGCTCCTAAACTCCCACTGTCCAGGGCCCTGGATCTCGGGTCATTGCAGCTGACCGTGGAGGGACCTCTGGCCAAAGCCCTCCTGCTCCTGGGCTGTTACCGTAGACCTAGAACAAGAAGGGGGAGTAGGCGTCTGTGTAAAACGTATGGGGAGTAAAGGTGGGTGAGCATAAGGCAGAGAGGTAAACCGGAAGAAACTGGCAAAGGAGAAGTCTCCGGGTTCAGcgtttctcatttctctgataaaaTCTGTTTTATGTGTCTCATTATCCATGGGGAGTTCGCACAGAATTGAAATAAGTTGTCCAacgtacagttgacccttgaacaacaggaGTTTGAATTGCTGGAGTGAGTCTGcacgcagatttttttttcaatagtaaacacTACATTACTACAGGATCCCATCAGCAGTATGGGATGTGGAACTGCAAGACAGAAGGCCGACTATAATTTATACCCGGATTTTTCACTGCTCAAAGGGGCAGCACTGCTAACCGTCACATTGTTCAAGAGTcagctgaaattttaatttttttgatttccGTATGCCATTGTTGCAGTCCAGAGTCCCTCAGCATAGTGTACTAAGGCATAAAAATTAAAGGCAAACTGTGGCAATGCCAAGTCTGATAGGCTTTTTGCAGACAAGTCAGAAGTTTCCTGGGTCACTCTCCTCGTGTTAAACTGGAGAGTTGGACTGGAAAAACTTCAGGGTTTCCATATGTGATACATTGGATGGCTCAGTGAGTTCCTgggctatggaggcctggtggctgCTCAATTAAAAACCCCATCATTTCTCTGACTGAAGTAAAGAGGCCCACATGGGGCAGATAGGTCCCTTGCCCCTCTATAGCTACAGCCTTACAATCACCCTTGGTTTTTGGCATTACCATCAACTTTGCACTAATTTAACTTTTAGCACGCCATGCATGCAATAGGTGCTCAATACAACTTAGTGACCTGAATCAAACTCAGATTGATCAGTTGAATCCTTTCCTACAGGATATACTCCAGGAACACTCAGTCCATCAGTTGTGTGCCAACCAGGAGCCTCTTCTGGAATGAGTAACTCGGGCTCCTGGACTTGAGGGAGCCCTAACTTTGGACTGCCTACCTAGAGATGTGCCTCTCCCAGGGGATAAAAGACAGCTCGTATCACATAGACTCGGAGTCTGTGGAGAAGGTGAAAGAGAGGGCTCAGGGTAGAGACGCTTATCATAAGACAACCTTCCAGAAACAAATGTGGGAAGAAACACCAGGAGAGGCAAACGTGCCCTTTTCCTATGCCATGACTCCCCCATCCCTTCTacctggggtggggcccagaagACATGTCTCTGGGGCCCTGGAGCTGAAGGAGTCAAGGCCCACCACATCGGCCCAGACATCAAGAGTCTGCCAGCAGGGCCTGCCCAGGGTCCCAGACCACAGGAAGCGGATGTGTGTTCCACATGGTGGTAGAGAGGTGCTGTGCAGTCATAATGGAGCCCTAGGCAAGAAGGCATTGAACATTCCTCTTTTTCGCTGCCCCTCTGAGCCTTACCAGTATCTCCGCACTGCTCCCTAAATAACAGCATTCCCATTTACCTTCCAAAGAAAAGCCAGTATACCCGCTCCCCAGCACTTCTGCACGGATGGACCAGGGTAAAGGCTGGGAGGGACATGGGGTAACAGTTTCACAGTGGAAGCCCAGGGAGCCTCGCTCCACTCCTCGCTTGATTATCGTGGCTTTTCGGATGCTCTtctcctctccctgctccctTCTAGCAACCCTTTCCTCACCTCCAGGACATCTCAATACCTGGAAGGCTTTGCCATCCTAGAGGCTGAAGTCTGGGCCTCTAGCAGGGGTATGGTCAAGTTACAAATAGCcttgtctcaggaggcaggatgTACATAAGTGCCCAGCTCAAGGCCACAGAGGTGCTGGGATTCACATGCACCTGTTTCTTAGTTACAGAGCTTCCATTCTGAGGACCCGAGCCTGGCCTTCCTCCAGACAAGAGCATGCCCCCCCAAGCCAGGAGAGATTTCCAGGGGACTATGGCACCTCCCCCAGGCAGAGTTGCCCATGCCTAGGACACAGAGTTGCCCGTCGGCCTGGATGCCAAAGGACCTGTTCCTAGGATGTAGGGGACCCATTTCTATGACATGGAGCAAGATAGATGGGGAACCCTGTCTGTCTGCAGGATGTGGATACTCCTTCTGTAGATCAACCCCCATCTCTAGACTTCAGAGATGCCCACACCCCAATATTTCCTTCAGGATACCTGGGGGCCCATCCCTGGACAGAACTGCCCACCATAAGGGAGGGTGGGCTGTATACCCTTCTGTGGGGTATCTCAGCACTCATCACCAGGCCTGGGTCTGGCCCCCATTTCTGGCCTAGTCGGCAACTCCTACCTTTGCTGAGCAGCTCCCAGCTCCCATGTGATAGCGCCTCTCAGCTGATGCTTCTCCAAGGCTGCTGAAGCCTGAACCACTGCAGTGATCAGTGAGAGGCAGCCGGCAGAGCAGGATGCTCTGAGAGCTTCTGGGTCCTAATGGCCTCCTGCTTCCCACCCAGACCCTTGGAGCCACTTCTGGAGCCAGGAGCCAGGGACCAGGGCCCCCAGGCAAGGCACCCAGGAGTGGGCCCAGCCCCTCCCACTCCTCTCAGGCTGCTAGAGTGGTAGCTCAAAAGCCTGGTGAGGCCAGGTGATGGCAGGCTGGGGAGACCCTCCTGGCTAACCTGATGACATAAAAAGAGCACTCAGAGTCAGGCTCCCACAAACTATGAAGAAAACAGCTCCCTCAGGACTGGGGCTGACACCCATGGACAGGATCCTAAGACTGTAGAGTTGCAAGACGTCCTACAGGCCAAGGCATCTGTGCTTCTGGGCCCAGAGAGGTAAAGAGATTGCCCAGAGTCACGTATGGCAGAGCCGTGAGCCTAGACAAGGAATTCAGTCATGATATCTGCTCCAGAGCCCTCTTCCCTGAGACTCACCTGTATAGGAACTCCTTCTGTCtcgaaaaaggaagaaagggaattcTGGAACTGTTTACCAGACCCCAGTCAGTCATAAGAACAATGAATTTCCCAGGGAACACGAAGAGGGCAAGGTGGCTGTCCCAGGCCCTGGGTCGACAACAAAGAGTCCGGCAACCAGCCCAGACCCACACTGTGATCTCCACTGTTCCCATCCACCCTCTCCTGAGCTCTTATGAGTGCCAGCCCCTTTACATATGAGGCCTTCAATCCCCACACCAGCTCTGTGAGGCAGCCATCATACACCTTacgtcacagatgaggaaatgggtaCCAGAGGTGAAGGGACTGCACAGATCACATAGCTAGTGAGAACCAGAGCCAGTATTCGAACCCACGTCTGTCTGAAGTCAAGGCATTCacttcttcccctgcccccatgGCTTCTCTGGAGGTCTGACATGAgactctggctgctgctgctaagtcgcttcagtcgtgtccgactctgtgcgaccccatagacggcagcccaccaggctgccccatccctgggattctccaggcaagaacactggagtgggttgccatttcctctccaatgcatgaaagtggaaagtgaaaattgaaagtgaagtcgctcagtcgtgtccaactgttagcgactccatggactgcagctcaccaggctcctctgtccatgggattttccaggcaagagtactggagtggggtgccattgaggcCCTAAAgccaattccatagaaatggccACCACCTTCCAGGAAATAGCCTAAAACAAAATTAGATATACCTGAGTATAGGGAAAtctaattaaaatgtcaaattaaACCCGaagacagcaaagtgatttttaTCAAACCTTGTGCTTTCATGTTGGCAGGATCATCCTGGCATCAGTCAGACCCTCTGGGATCAGGTAAAGCCTGTCCCTGATCAGGGCCCACATCATTCCTACAGGGGCCTAGCTCAGACTGACCTGGCCCCCGTCCAAGGATTCACAAAGAACCAGAGACTACACTTAGAATGGGATTATAGGAGGGTCTTCCCTGGAGCGTTCATGGCTGGAatccagattcaatccttggttggagaactaagatcccacaggccacacagtgtgatcaggagaaaagaaagaaagagcactGGATTGGTCAGAAGTCCTTCGTTCTAACTGGGCTTTACTCTGTTGGTCAACAGCAGGAACTTAGCCTGTGCCTGAGTATTTCtatctatgaagtgaagtgaagtcgctcagtcgtgtccgactctttgcgaccccatggactatagcctatcaggctcctccgaccattggattttccaggcaagagtgctggagtggattgccatttccttctccaactgggATAAAAGTCTTTACTTCCTGCCTACCCAAccgggatttgttgttgttgtttagtcactaagtcatgtccacctctttgggacccaatggactgtacccgccaggctcctctgtccatagtgtttcccaggcaggaatactggagtgggttgccatttctttctccaggggatcttcccaagccagggactgaacccacgtctcctgcttgacaggccgattcttcaccactgccccCCGAGAAGCCCATCTAATAGGAATAAGCCTGCTCCTCAGGCTCGGGGGAGCTAGTACAGTTATCCTAGCTGGTCAAACAACTGGGGTGGTGGCCAGCAGGCCAAGTCTCCAGGTCCTGAAGTCCCTCCCAGGATCCCAGCAGGGTCCTTGGTACTGAAGTCTGATTTAGTACTGAGGTCTGATTTCATCCCAGGCTTGCTCCTTGCCCTGCCTTATCCTTGCCCACCatcatctcttttttatttttggccatgccgcttgacttgtgggatctcaattccctgaccggggactgaacccagaccccagcagtgaaagtgttgAGTCCTAACTACTCAATCACGGGGGAGTTCCCCACCAGCACCCTTTGATGGGGTTACGTCCACCCCTCCCACTCTCTCCTGCCTCCGCAAGATGAAGCCTTGAAATGGACCGAGCttatctttcattcattcatccacccacGTGTTCAGAAGTCTCTCGAATGTTCCATGAGTtcccacagccccctccccctgGCCCTTCGCCTGCTTAGTGGCACCCActgccctcctcctctcccctctctgggTCTGTCAAAACCTGCTCTCGGGAGAGAGGCTGATAAATCCACTCACACTGATAGCAGCTTAATGTGTTCTCTCTCCCAGGAATATTAACAGTTTAACAGGGAACAAAGGGAAGAAGCCGGATGTTGGGCTTCCGTCATCGACAAGGGGTGTCCCCGAGATCCCACAGCAAAGACTGGTGTTGCCCCCCAGGATGCCGACATGGcgccctcccagcccccaccacacCCACATGGACGTGCAAGCCTCCCCATGTGGAGAGCAGGCTCACAGCTGGGACCTCCCCACCGCAGCTCAGCTCCTGGCTGTCCAAAAGCCCCCTGTGCCAGCACCAGCCGCACCTGCTCCCCAGGCagccagccccctgcccaccATCTGTGGCCAAGCTGAGGGCCTGAAGAGGGAGTCGGAGGAAAGCAGAGGTGAAAGCCTTTCCATCCCCTTTATTCCCCCACAGTCTGGCCTACACCCCCTGCCAGGAGCCAAGATCCGACAGTATATTCAGCCTGCAGCTGCCACTGGTCATGTGAGCCCATTGCTAGGTTACAGGGACCCAAAAATAAATCCTTCCCAACCAGATTAGAAACTGAGGGCCTTGGATGAACCAGACTCACAAGAGTGGCAGGAACACCCACAGTGCCTGTGCAGGCCAGGCCTGCTATGAGACCGCAGAACCTTTCCCTTGCTGCCTACCCAGCCCCCATCTATCAGCTGGGGCTCAATGCTGGACCTCCAAAGAAAAATTCCCAGAGAGCTGCTGGACCCTTGCTAATCGCACAATAAATAGGTATCCAGGCAGAGTGGCCCTTCCTCACTAGTATCAGGGGCTGGTTGGGCGATACCTCTCTGCCTCTTCTTCCCATCCAGCCTGCCCCCTCACATGCCCCGCCACATCCCAGTGTACCTGCAAAGCACCATTAATCATTTGCCCTGTGGCCAGAGGGCCGGTCTGTGCCAGTTACCTTTTTCCAGactctgggagggagggagatctAGCGGTCACCCCAGAACTAGGCACTTTGACAGGAGAAATGTCACAACAATCTTTTGAGTTAGTTTCAAAAACTCCATTTacacatgtggaaactgaggctcagagaggttaagtgactttctCAGAGCCACACAGCTAAGCAGCTAGAAATCCCAGATCTCTATTTACTGAGTCTGGAGATGGGACAAGGAAAAGGACAGGGAAGAGAAgtaggggtccctgaagtcccttcCCTGGAGCATGATAGCTGGACACTTTACTTTGAGTTGGGAATGCTGTCTCTCTCTGCTACTCACTTCCACAACCTGAGACCAGCCACAGCTGACCCAGGCCACCTGCCGCCTCCTTTATGGCTTTGGGCCTTGTCACCTTCTCTGATCCAGGACCTAGATGGGGTCATTCCTGATGCTCAGGCCTGAGGAGAGTCAGGTACAAATCCCCAGTAATCATCACCCGTCTACTTCAGAGCCTTCTTCAGTCAGAATAGCAGAGCTTTGAGGGTCATCAtgggtgcatgctcagctgtgtccaactctctgcgacccatgaactatagcccgccaggctcctctgtccatggaattttccaggcaagaatactagagagggttgccatgcccttctccgggggctcttcctgacccaggggtcaaatccacgtctcttgtgtctccttcactggcaggcaggttctttaccactagtgccacctggaaagcccctggtggctcagacagtaaagaatctgcctgcaatgctggagactgggttcaatccctgggtcaggaagagcccctggagaagggaatggctacctactccagtttcttgcctggaaaattccatggacagaggagcctggcggactacagcccacacagttacaaagagtcggacacgactgagcgactaacacacacttgaGGGTCATGGGGGcttgcctgatagctcagttggtaaagaatccacctgcaatgcaggagaccccagtgtgattcctgggccgggaagacaGCGTCATAGGAGGTCAGATAgcagttttacagatgaatagGCCCAGAGACACGAAGTAACTTGTACAAGGGTACAGAGCTagagggcaaaggagaaatgacCAGAATCTAAGCCTCTGGATTCCTATCCCCTTTTTTTGTGCCTGTCACTAAGGACAGTTGGGGGGTCTGTCATTCTTGGCACTAGGGCAAACCCAAAGTTCCCCCAATACCAGGTTCCCTGCCTTGACCTGCCACATCTCCAAGGGCCTCCCACCTGCCAGTTCTCTTCAGGAAAGTGCTCCTCCCCAAGCAAGGGTCTAAGGAGGCCCAGACTTCCCACTCAGCTCCTTATACATGTCTTGCCTGCCCATTCTGATAACACCCCTATCATCACCTAaagccttggagaatcccattctCACCTCTTGCAACTCCCAGCAGCCAGAACTACAGGCTTCATGTTACTCAATTCATGAAATATTTCTTGATCACCTTCTATATGCAAAGCTCTGTTTAGGAGGTAAGAGAGAGGGTACAAAGGTGAAACAAATACAAACATTGCCCTCTTGGTGCATACAATCCAGAATAGAGATGAAGCAGGTTATCACCTTCAAAGGAGAATCAAAATGCTGTGGAGGTTCAAAGGAAAAAGTGAACCCACTCACTCAGGAaatctgggaaggcttcctgaaggaaCTGGCAGGGGTCTTGAAGGAGGAGTAGGATTTAAACTCCAAGTaaatcgaagaattgatgctgttgaactgcagtgctgagagaagactcatgagagtcccttggacagcaaggagatcaaatcagtcaatcctaaaggaaatcaaccctcagtattcattgggaggactgatgctgaagctccaatactttagccacgtgatgtgaagagccaactcattggagaagatcctgatgctgggaacgattgaggacaggaggagaaggaggtgacagaggacgagatggttggatggcatccttgactcaatgggcatgagtttgagcaaactccaggagacagtgaaggacagggaagcctggcatgctgcagtccatgatgtcgcaaagagccagacatgactgagtgactcaacagcaacaactgaaagaggagaggagagtaGTTCAGGTGGAAGGAGCAGGTCTTGGGAAACATGCAGACAGGCAGGGCTATGGAATACCAAGGCAAGAGAAGTTGTCCGGTTTGAAAATAGTCCATGTGTAGAGAAGTGAGGGCAGAGAAGTAGACTGGCTAGCCTGTGAAGGCCTGGTAAGCCAGACTGGAAAGGCAGCACTGAAAAGTGTTTTGAGCAGGGAAGCACAGGGCCACAAATGTGCCCCACCTCCGGGCTTTCAGTGAGTCGGCTGATAAGTATTTACTGAACCCACAAGTTCCAGAGTGAGGGGTTGAACTCAAGGCTGGAAGTGTTCCTTATCATTCCGGCCTAGAGAGAGGTGCAAAAAAACACTTAGATCATCGTGGAGACAGTGTCTGTGAACGTATGACAGCGTGAACTCAGAGGAAAGGGGCCatcagccatgaagtgatggagagACCAGATGATACCCCTGCCTCCCAGGTGGGGCTCTCACAGGTGACCTGCATATCTATTCTGTGGGGGAGGTGAAGAGCTGAGTGGTAACTCAAATGCCTGGAAACTCTCCCTTCTAGATTTACATGTCGTAAGATGCTGCCCAGCCTGATCGGCAGGGACAGGGCAACCTGGACCACCCAGCTGTTCATTCCAGGGCAGGTTGCCCAGCTGCCCACTCACTGCCAGGTCTTGGGCTCTGACTTAAGAACGAAGAGCTGAGCTGGGTTTCCCAACTTGGGTTCCACAGAGTACTCTCAGCAGTGCCTGGTCTCGGACTGTAGGGGGCATCCCTGCTCTCCATCTTTGGGACAGTGCCCCCTAAATGACGCGTACTCAGCCCTTGGGGACAAACTGAGAGGTAGGGTAACCTGacccttccttctccagactgGGCATAGCTGGGCATAGCTGGGCACAGGGATATGAGCTCTAGGCTTCTTTCCCACTTTTCTTTCCTCCAAAGTCCTCTCGCTCCATTTCTGACCCGCTAAAAACATGATCCCCATTCCCATTCAAGTCTCATACCCTTACGTCCGAGGAAGGGCCAGACTTCTAGAGCCAGAGCTCCTTAGGGATGGAGAGACAGCCTGTGCGTAGTCCCTCTGAGCAAGGTGGCGAGGGACGGATTGTCAGCCCTGGCCCACCCACGTGAGGACCCTATTGGAGAATGACGTGTGAAAGCTTGTTCTCTCAGATGGCCTAGCCTGGAAGGGTAGCCCCGGAGGGTCTAAATCAGCCCCAGGAACGCGGGATCAATCCTGGATAAGTAAGGGCCTGAAGGAAGACACCAACTGCTTGCGATATTTCTGGGCCTCTAGGCTGCCCTGACAGTAAGTAGCCACAAGAGGGCAGTGTTGATCACAGAGCTGCAAACAGTCAACTGCTGTTTCCAGATAGAGGCGCCTCACTTCCAAACTCTCGTCAGCTGTATCCTTCCTGAGGGACTTGCTGTCTTGTGGGCCCCAGTTTTCACCTTTTAGACTCCCATAATATATGCATGGAGGGCCAGGTAAGCGGGCCAAGGATCCCAAGAGAAAAATCTCTCCTGCTCCTAGGAGGTGGGTAGGAAGAGGTAGCAGGCTAGCATCCTGGCAGGAGCACTGGTTTCAGAGTCCAAAGGCTGCACCCGCATGAGTGAGCAGTGAACTTCAGGCTACTCTCCCCacttctctgagccccagctCCGAACGAGGGTTGGACTAGACCTGTAGGTGCTCTCTAAGGTCCTTTGCAGCTCTAGATTTTGAGTCTGAGTCTTAGCTGCTGTCGTCAAGtggcttctttctccagggccctGGCAGCTTGAGAGAATCAGGGCCTGGGGGTAAGGGAGTGGATGCAGGAAATAGCAATGGGCACTTCTACTCTCCACCAACCAGGTCGTTCCTCTGGGAATTACAGCCAGAAAAAGATTCAGTCCCAAGACTGGGAAGGGACCCAGGAGGGGA includes these proteins:
- the GPR61 gene encoding G-protein coupled receptor 61, which codes for MESSPIPQSSGNSSTLGRAPQTPGPSTASGVPEAGLRDVASESVALFFMLLLDLTAVAGNAAVMAVIAKTPALRKFVFVFHLCLVDLLAALTLMPLAMLSSSALFDHDLFGEVACRLYLFLSICFVSLAILSVSAINVERYYYVVHPMRYEVRMTLGLVASVLVGVWVKALAMASVPVLGRVSREEGAPSVPLGCSLQWSHSAYCQLFVVVFAVLYFLLPLLLILVVYCSMFRVARVAAMQHGPLPTWMETPRQRSESLSSRSTMVTSSGAPQTTPHRTFGGGKAAVVLLAVGGQFLLCWLPYFSFHLYVALSAQPVSTGQVENVVTWIGYFCFTSNPFFYGCLNRQIRGELSKQFVCFFKQAPEEELRLPSREGSIEENFLQFLQSTGCPTESWASRPVPSPKQEPPAVDFRIPGQIAEETSEFLEQQLTSDIIMSDSYLRPAPSPRLES